TTCCAGCAGGGCCGGCTCAAGACCATTGGTGCGGCCAGCGGCCAAATCCAGTTCATTGGCTGCGGTCAGCTCGGCGCGCGCAGCATCCAGCGCATTGGCGGCCGCCTGCAAGGCGCGGTTTTTCTGCGCGGTGCTGGCACGGCCGATCACGCGGGAAGCTTCGCGGGCGGCGCGACCCAAACGGGTCATGTAGTCAAGAACGGACTCAGTCATGGTCTGCTGTGGTCTTGGTAAAGAGGAAAGCGGCAGATTATAGCTGTCGCGTCTCGGGACTAACAGCGGTGACGGGCGGATGGTCGAAATGGAAGGCAATTTGCCGACGTTCAGCCGTGACCAGGGGGCGCTCTCAATGAGTTTCCCCGCCGCGTTGTCGCCTTAATGCGGGCCAGGCAAGGCGCAGGCCGCTGGGAATGGTTGTTCCCTTTCCAAGGCCTGCAACGCAGCCTGGCCCGCTTTAAGGCACAACCCGAAGGGCCGGGCCTGCTGTTGTGCAGGGCTGCGTTGCTCGAAGCTTATTTGGAATGACCAAACCACGCTTCTCGCGCCTTGCCCTGCACAACAGCAGACCCGGCGCGGCGGGGAAACTCATTGAGAGCGCCCCCTTAGCATATTGTTATCATCACGACTCAATCAGCCCTGATAAACGCTGTTCATCATGACTAACCTGACTGTTCGTGCGTCCGAAACGCGCCCGCCCAAGGCTCTGCCGGATGCATTTTTCGACCGCGACGCCCAAACGCTGGCCCGGGATCTGCTGGGCAAAATCATCCGCCACCGGGTCGACGACCTGTGGCTCAGCGCCCGGATTATCGAGACCGAAGCCTATTACTGCGAAGAAAAGGGTAGCCACGCCTCCCTGGGCTACACAGAAAAGCGTAAGGCTTTGTTTCTGGATGGCGGCCACATCTATATGTATTACGCCCGCGGCGGCGATTCCCTGAACTTCAGTGCCCAAGGTCCGGGCAATGCGGTGCTGATCAAATCCGCCTATCCATGGGTCGATGAACTGAGCGGGCCAGCCAGCCTGGCGCAGATGCTGCTGAACAATCCCGACGCCCAGGGCCGCCCTCGCCCCTCGCAAAAGCTGTGCGCCGGGCAGACGTTGCTGTGCAAGGCGCTGGGGCTGAAGGTGCCGGTCTGGGACGCCAAGCGTTTTGACCATGAAGTGCTGCTGGTGGAAGACATCGGGCCTGCGCCCGGCCATATCATCCAGACCACACGCCTGGGCATCCCCCAGGGGCGCGACGAACATTTAATGTACCGTTTCGTCGATGCGGCTTACGCGCCGTACTGCACTCGCAATCCGATGCGTCGGGGTCAGGTCGAAGGGCGCGATTATTTTTTGCTGACTTGAAACGTGCCCGGGCAAACGGGAATCCCAGTGGGAGCGGTCGTTCAGCATTTGGGAGATTCGTCCCTTTGGGGCCAAGTGAACATTCGATGGAGTTGTTTTTATGGGCCCATGGCTCGATAGCGTGATCGGTTGGCTGACGGTCAATCCGCAGTGGCTGGCCATGGCAGTGTTCGTAGTGGCGTGTGTGGAGTGCCTGGCGATTGCCGGGCTGATCGTACCCGGTACGGTGTTGTTGTTTGCCGCGGCAGTACTGGCCGGCAGTGGCGCACTGTCGCTGGGTGAAACATTGCTGCTGGGTTTCCTCGGCGGCGTGCTGGGCGACATCGTTTCGTATTTCCTGGGACGACATTTCCACCAGAACATCCGGCGCCTGCCGGGGTTGCGCCATCATCCGGAATGGATCGCCGGGGCCGAAGCGTATTTTCAGCGTTATGGCATTGCCAGCCTGTTAGTCGGACGCTTTATCGGCCCGTTGCGGCCAATGCTGCCGATGGTCGCAGGTATGTTCGACATGCCCTTCCCCCGCTTCGCCGCCGTCAGCCTGTTGGCCGCCGCAGGCTGGAGCGTTGCCTATCTGCTGCCCGGCTGGGCCACCGGCGCGGCGATTCGCTTGCCATTGCCCGAAGGGTTCTGGCCCGAGGCCGGGATCGTTGCCGGCAGCATCGCCGTCATGGCGGGTTTGAGCATTACCAGCAGCATGCGCCGCCATCGCAAGGCGACGATGCTGATCACCGGCATGAGTTTTCTAATTCTGGCGGGACTGTTCATCGGCTATCCGCACCTGACCGCCCTCGACCAAGGGTTGATGACCCTGGTGCAGGAACACCGCAGCCCGATGCTCGATGAAGTAGCCGTGGTGTTCACGCTGATTGGCGAGTTCCGCAACATGTTTATGATCAGCGCCCTGTTGACGGCCCTGCTGTTGCTGACGCGACAATGGCGGCACGCGATCTTCGCCGGCAGCACGTTGCTTTTCACCGCGCTGGGCAACACGGCAACCAAGCACTTTTTCGCCCGCATTCGCCCGGAAGTGCTGAGCGATCCACTGACCAGCTACAGCATGCCCAGCGGCCACGCCTCGGGCTCGTTCGCGCTGTTTCTGACGCTCGCGGTGCTGGCTGGCCGCGGACAACCGCCGCGAATGCGCCTGACCTGGTTGTTGCTGGGTTGTTTGCCGGCGCTGGCGATTGCCCTGTCGCGGGTTTACCTGGGGGCGCACTGGCCTACCGATGTACTGGCCGGCGCGATGCTGGCGGCATGCGTGTGTGCGGCGAGCCTGTGGCTGACGCAACGCCAGGTGCCGCTCAACGCCATGCCACCCAAGGTCTGGTGGCTGGTGTTGCCGTCGTTGCTGGCGTTGTTCGGCTTCTTTGTGTTGCGGCATTTGCCGCAAGCTTTGTTGCGGTATGCATATTGAGGATTGAAAGATCGCACCTGTAGCGGCTGCGATCTTTCAGTGGACATCAGGCAAACAACTCACCTTGCAGTTCATCCAGCAACGCCTGAATCGCATCCAGCCGTTGCTGCGGATCATCGAGTTGCAGCAAGTCGATCTTGTCCACCTCGGAAAACGGCAACAGATACGCCAACTGATTGGCCAGCGACTGTTGCCCCGTCGCTTCGGTGCCCATGCTCAGTGCTTCGACCATCGGGTGTTCCGCCAAGGCCTTGAGCAGCGCGACCAGGTCGGCATCTTCATCCTGTAGCGGTTGCTCAGGTTCATCTTTGAGCCACTCGACTTCGGCGACGATCAACTGGTCGCGCTGCACCTCGGTGCGCACCACGTGAAAACGCCGCCCGCCCTTTACCCGAATGCCCAGCAGGCCGTTGTCCTGCTGATGGAAATCGGTGATCAGCGCCTCGCACCCCACCCGCGCGTAGCCTTCAGGAGCGATGCCGACTTCTTCGCCCTCGAGAATGCACACCACGCCGAAGCCGCTGCCCTGTTTCATGCAACGGCCGATCATGTCCAGGTAGCGTGCTTCGAAAATCTGCAAGTCGAGGATGCAGTCCGGAAACAGCACCGTGTTCAGCGGAAAAAGCGGCAGACTCATAGACATTTCCTTACACCACCATCGACACCGCCAACGGCAGGAACACCGCCGTGGCCACGCCCATCAGACTCATCGCCAGCGCCGCGAAGGCGCCGCACTCCTCACTTTCCTGCATGGCCACCGCCGTGCCGACCGCATGGGCGGTCATGCCCAGAGCCATACCGCGGGCCTCCGGGCTGTGGACACCGAGACGAGTCAAAAGACTCGGCCCGAAGATCGCTCCGATCACCCCGGTAATCAACACGAACACCGCCGCCAGCGCCGCGACGCCACCAATCTGCTCCGCCACCAGCATGGCAATCGGCGAGGTAACCGACTTGGGGGCCATGGTCATCAGGATCATGTGTTCGGCGCCGAACCACCAACCCAGCAGCACCCCCATGCCCGTGGCGACCACGCCACCTATCACCAGAGTAGTAAATATCGGCCAGAACAACTGTCGAATCCGCCGCAGGTTGAGGTACAGCGGCACCGCCAGCGCAACGGTGGCCGGCCCGAGCAAGATACTGAGGATCTCGGTGCTCTTGCGGTACTCAACGTAGCTCAGGCCGCAACTGACCAGCACGCCGATGACCAACAGCATGGAGACCAGCACCGGTTGCAGAAAAATCCAGCGGGTTTTCTCGAACGCCGCCAGCACCAATTGATACGCGCCCAGCGTAATGCCGATGCCGAACAGCGGATGATGAATCACCGACGCCCAGGCGCCGTGCCAATCGAACATCATTGGCTGTCCTCGGAATGGGCGTGACGCTTGACCAGGCGCTGCATCAGCACCCCGGCGAAGGCCATCGACAGCACCAACGACAACACCAGCGCACCGGTGATCGCCCAGAAATCCGCGGCAATGTCAGTGGCGTAGACCATCACGCCCACGGCCGGCGGCACCAGCAGCAACGGCAAATAACGCAGCAGGCTGCTGGCCGCAAGGTTCAGCGGTTCGCCGACTTGACCGCGGCTGATCAGATACCCCAGTAGCAACAGCAGGCCAATGATCGGCCCCGGCAGCACCGGCAAAAACAGATGATTGAGGGCTGTGCCGAGCAATTGAAACAGCACCAGCCAGGTCAGGCCACGTAACAACATCCATCCTCTCCCGCGCTCTCCCCCACCAAGAAGGGGCCCGACATTATAAGCACGCTATGAGTCGGCATTCGCCAAAAGCATGGTCAGTTGACCGGAGCAATTTGTCATGTTGATCTAAAGTGGTTCGCAGGGAGGTCAAGCCCCCCACTCGAAAAACTATAAATCCGATGAACCCAAGGAGAGTCTCAATGCCCTATGTTCCAGTTGCAGAGCTCAAAGATTATGTCGGCAAGGAACTCGGATGTTCCCAATGGCTCACCATCGACCAGGAACGCATCAACCTGTTCGCAGAAGCCACAGGCGATTATCAGTTCATCCATGTCGACCCGGTCAAAGCCGCGCAAACGCCTTTTGGCAGCACCATCGCCCATGGTTTCCTGTCGTTGTCGCTGATCCCCAAACTGATGGAAGACATCCTCATCCTGCCCGAAGGCGCGAAGATGGTGGTCAACTATGGCCTGGACAGCGTGCGTTTCATCCAGCCTGTGAAGGTTAATTCCAGGGTTCGACTCAAGGTCGACATGAACGACGTCACCGAGAAGAAACCCGGCCAATGGCTGCTCAAGGCCACCGCTACGCTTGAAATCGAAGGATCGGACAAACCGGCCTATATCGCCGAGCCATTGTCCCTCTGCTTCGTCTGACACATGCCTGATTGCGAAGCAGCTCATGCTGTTTCGCGCTGTGTCTGTGCCGTGTCTCTATAAATGCGACACATAGCTGCGGCATACTCCGTCGCCTAATTGCCCGGATCCCGCTATGCGCTCACTTGCACTCCTTGCCCTGACCCTGATGCTCACCGCTTGCGGCGATGGCGAATCGCTGTTGCCCCCCGACGCCCGCCTGCCGGATGGCGGACGCTATCGTGGTGATCTGGTCAACGGCCTGCTGCAAGGCGAGGGTCGCATCGATTACCCGAACGGCAGCTGGTATGCCGGTCACTTCGACAAAGGCCAATGGCATGGCCAGGGCGAATGGCACGGCAGCAACGGCGAGGTCTATCGCGGGCAGTTCCAGCAGGGGCTGTTCGACGGCCAGGGCACGCTGACCACCACCGGCAGCAGCTACACCGGCGGTTTCAAGGCCGGTCGACGGGACGGTGAAGGCACCCTCAAAGAAAACGCCATGACCTATCGCGGCGAATTCAAGGCCGACCAATATTCAGGGCTCGGTCGTCTGGAACTCGAAGACGGCAGCCAGTACCAGGGTCAGTTCGCCCACGGCAAACCCAACGGCGAAGGCCAGCGCAGCGATGCCAGCGGCAATCAGTTCACCGGGCACTTCGTCGATGGCCAACTGGAAGGCAACGGTACTTTCAACAGCGCCGATGGCGATATCTACGTCGGTGGGTTCAAGAACAATCAATTGCATGGCAAGGGCCGCTACGAAAACGCCGATGGCGATGTCTGGATCGGTCAGTTCAAGGAAGGCGTGCTGAACGGCAAGGGCGAGTTGATCGGCGCCGATGGCAGTCATTACATCGGTCAGTTCAGCGACTGGCGTTTTACCGGTCAGGGCCGCTTGAACCTGGCCGATGGCAGTTTCTATATCGGTCAGTTCGACGGCGACAACTATCAGGGCAAAGGCACGTTGGTGCTGACCGATGGCACAGTGCTGAGCGGCACCTGGATCAACAGCCAGCGCGTGCGCGACGCCGACGGCAAGCTGCTGCCCGACACCCTGGAACTCGGCTTGCTGGCCCAGGGCCGCTTGCTCGACGAAGCACTGGCCAACGTGCCGGCCTCGACTCCGGCGGTCGAACTGTACACCTTGACCCTGGGCGGTGACGGCAAGCAGAGCGTGTTCCTGCGCGAATCCGACTACGTCGCCAACATGCTCGCCAGCCGTTTCGGCGCTTTCGGCCAGATTCGCCTGGTCAACCATCGCGACCACCTCGGCGACCGGCCGATGGCCACCCGGGAAAACCTGCGCCGCGCCGCCCAGACCCTGGCCGAGCGCAGTGGTCCGGAGGACTTGCTGTTCATTTACCTGACCAGCCATGGCTCCAGTGAACACGAGCTGGTACTCGACCAGCCACGCATGGAGCTGGCCGACCTGCCGGCCGACGAACTCGCCGCCGTCCTCGCGCCCCTGAAGAAGCGCGACAAGATTATCGTGATTTCGTCCTGTTATTCCGGCGGCTTCATCCCTGCCCTCAAGGATGAACACACCCTGATCATGACCGCCTCGCGCGCCGACCGGGTGTCCTTCGGGTGCTCGGAAGAAGCCAACTTCACCTATTTCGGCGACGCACTGTTCGCCCAGGCGCTGAACCAGACCGACGATCTGGAGCAAGCCTTCAAACGGGCCAGCGCCACCGTGGCCGAGCGTGAGCTGGCCGACAGCTTCGAAGCCTCCGAACCACAGATCTGGGCGCCGAAAGCCGTGCTTGCCCATTGGCAATTGTTACGCAAGCAGCAGGCACGAAAGGCATTGCAAAGTGTCTCTATCAGCAAGGATGAAAAGAGCAACTAAGCTGAACAGTATCAAGGGGGAATAACTATGTACTTGACGCCTCAGCATGTATTGCTTGCCGGAGCTACCGGGTTAACCGGTGAACATTTGCTTGACCGTCTGCTCAACGAGCCAACGATCGCACGCGTATTGGCCCCCTCACGCCGGCCACTGGCCGAACATCCTCACCTGGAAAACCCGGTCGGTGACCCGACTGTGTTTCTGCCGCAATTGAACGGTCGCGTCGACGTCGCCTACTGCTGCCTTGGCACCACGATCAAGCAAGCCGGCTCCGAGGAAGCGTTTCGCGCGGTGGACCTGGACATGGTCGTGGCCTTCGCCAAACGTGCCCGGGAAATGGGCGCACGGCACCTGATCGTGATCAGTGCCTTGGGGGCCGACCGCAGATCGCCGATTTTCTATAACCGGGTTAAAGGTGAGATGGAACACGCATTGCGCGCGCAGAATTGGCCGCAGCTGACCATCTGCCGGCCTTCGCTGTTGCTCGGCGATCGCGCCGAGCCGCGACTGGCCGAACGGGTTGCCGGTCCGTTGTCGAAATTGATTCCGGGCAAATACCACGGCATCGAAGCCTGCCAACTGGCCCGCGCCATGTGGCGCCTGGCGCTGGAAGAACAGGATGGCGTACGGATTGTCGAGTCGGATGAATTGCGCAAGTTAGGCAAGTAATCCAGCAGCGCCCGCGAATAGAGCGCGAAGCGCTCTTCTATAATCCGCCGGTCGCCTGAAACCCAACACCTAAAACCGTCAACAACGACAACGGCAACAGCAGTGTGTCGAGCAAAGCACTGGCCGGCAGATCAACACCGGGATAACTCGGCGCTTCTGCGCCAAATCTGTCCATGGCGCAGCACCCGCCGTTCATTGCATACAAATCCAGACGC
The Pseudomonas sp. GR 6-02 genome window above contains:
- a CDS encoding DNA-3-methyladenine glycosylase; translation: MTNLTVRASETRPPKALPDAFFDRDAQTLARDLLGKIIRHRVDDLWLSARIIETEAYYCEEKGSHASLGYTEKRKALFLDGGHIYMYYARGGDSLNFSAQGPGNAVLIKSAYPWVDELSGPASLAQMLLNNPDAQGRPRPSQKLCAGQTLLCKALGLKVPVWDAKRFDHEVLLVEDIGPAPGHIIQTTRLGIPQGRDEHLMYRFVDAAYAPYCTRNPMRRGQVEGRDYFLLT
- a CDS encoding bifunctional DedA family/phosphatase PAP2 family protein, encoding MGPWLDSVIGWLTVNPQWLAMAVFVVACVECLAIAGLIVPGTVLLFAAAVLAGSGALSLGETLLLGFLGGVLGDIVSYFLGRHFHQNIRRLPGLRHHPEWIAGAEAYFQRYGIASLLVGRFIGPLRPMLPMVAGMFDMPFPRFAAVSLLAAAGWSVAYLLPGWATGAAIRLPLPEGFWPEAGIVAGSIAVMAGLSITSSMRRHRKATMLITGMSFLILAGLFIGYPHLTALDQGLMTLVQEHRSPMLDEVAVVFTLIGEFRNMFMISALLTALLLLTRQWRHAIFAGSTLLFTALGNTATKHFFARIRPEVLSDPLTSYSMPSGHASGSFALFLTLAVLAGRGQPPRMRLTWLLLGCLPALAIALSRVYLGAHWPTDVLAGAMLAACVCAASLWLTQRQVPLNAMPPKVWWLVLPSLLALFGFFVLRHLPQALLRYAY
- a CDS encoding LON peptidase substrate-binding domain-containing protein — encoded protein: MSLPLFPLNTVLFPDCILDLQIFEARYLDMIGRCMKQGSGFGVVCILEGEEVGIAPEGYARVGCEALITDFHQQDNGLLGIRVKGGRRFHVVRTEVQRDQLIVAEVEWLKDEPEQPLQDEDADLVALLKALAEHPMVEALSMGTEATGQQSLANQLAYLLPFSEVDKIDLLQLDDPQQRLDAIQALLDELQGELFA
- a CDS encoding LrgB family protein — translated: MMFDWHGAWASVIHHPLFGIGITLGAYQLVLAAFEKTRWIFLQPVLVSMLLVIGVLVSCGLSYVEYRKSTEILSILLGPATVALAVPLYLNLRRIRQLFWPIFTTLVIGGVVATGMGVLLGWWFGAEHMILMTMAPKSVTSPIAMLVAEQIGGVAALAAVFVLITGVIGAIFGPSLLTRLGVHSPEARGMALGMTAHAVGTAVAMQESEECGAFAALAMSLMGVATAVFLPLAVSMVV
- a CDS encoding CidA/LrgA family protein; amino-acid sequence: MLLRGLTWLVLFQLLGTALNHLFLPVLPGPIIGLLLLLGYLISRGQVGEPLNLAASSLLRYLPLLLVPPAVGVMVYATDIAADFWAITGALVLSLVLSMAFAGVLMQRLVKRHAHSEDSQ
- a CDS encoding MaoC family dehydratase — encoded protein: MPYVPVAELKDYVGKELGCSQWLTIDQERINLFAEATGDYQFIHVDPVKAAQTPFGSTIAHGFLSLSLIPKLMEDILILPEGAKMVVNYGLDSVRFIQPVKVNSRVRLKVDMNDVTEKKPGQWLLKATATLEIEGSDKPAYIAEPLSLCFV
- a CDS encoding C13 family peptidase, giving the protein MRSLALLALTLMLTACGDGESLLPPDARLPDGGRYRGDLVNGLLQGEGRIDYPNGSWYAGHFDKGQWHGQGEWHGSNGEVYRGQFQQGLFDGQGTLTTTGSSYTGGFKAGRRDGEGTLKENAMTYRGEFKADQYSGLGRLELEDGSQYQGQFAHGKPNGEGQRSDASGNQFTGHFVDGQLEGNGTFNSADGDIYVGGFKNNQLHGKGRYENADGDVWIGQFKEGVLNGKGELIGADGSHYIGQFSDWRFTGQGRLNLADGSFYIGQFDGDNYQGKGTLVLTDGTVLSGTWINSQRVRDADGKLLPDTLELGLLAQGRLLDEALANVPASTPAVELYTLTLGGDGKQSVFLRESDYVANMLASRFGAFGQIRLVNHRDHLGDRPMATRENLRRAAQTLAERSGPEDLLFIYLTSHGSSEHELVLDQPRMELADLPADELAAVLAPLKKRDKIIVISSCYSGGFIPALKDEHTLIMTASRADRVSFGCSEEANFTYFGDALFAQALNQTDDLEQAFKRASATVAERELADSFEASEPQIWAPKAVLAHWQLLRKQQARKALQSVSISKDEKSN
- a CDS encoding oxidoreductase, which translates into the protein MYLTPQHVLLAGATGLTGEHLLDRLLNEPTIARVLAPSRRPLAEHPHLENPVGDPTVFLPQLNGRVDVAYCCLGTTIKQAGSEEAFRAVDLDMVVAFAKRAREMGARHLIVISALGADRRSPIFYNRVKGEMEHALRAQNWPQLTICRPSLLLGDRAEPRLAERVAGPLSKLIPGKYHGIEACQLARAMWRLALEEQDGVRIVESDELRKLGK
- a CDS encoding YceK/YidQ family lipoprotein → MNRLLIILLAVQLAGCATARTLDAAKPGAPVVYSGTRLDLYAMNGGCCAMDRFGAEAPSYPGVDLPASALLDTLLLPLSLLTVLGVGFQATGGL